The Opitutales bacterium ASA1 genome window below encodes:
- the pyrE gene encoding orotate phosphoribosyltransferase, translating into MRVPYQKSRRLEKCFRPPTRTHIVALMDSATDSEVLEIFRRTGALLSGHFVLRSGLHSGHFFQCAQVCQRMPEVERLAELLVTKLQRAGVGLYSTVLAPAMGGLVIGQEVARRTGSRYVFAEKDNNVLVLRRGFTFAPGERVLVVEDVITRGGRVAECVDIIRRGGAIPVAVAVLVDRSSGQARFEIPCVSLLELSFPTYAPDRLPEELAAIPATKPGS; encoded by the coding sequence ATGAGAGTCCCCTACCAGAAGTCGCGCCGACTCGAAAAATGTTTTCGTCCCCCGACACGCACCCACATCGTCGCGCTCATGGATTCCGCCACCGACTCCGAAGTCTTGGAAATTTTCCGGCGCACGGGCGCGTTGCTCAGCGGGCACTTCGTGCTGCGCTCCGGTCTGCACAGCGGCCACTTTTTTCAATGCGCGCAAGTGTGCCAACGCATGCCCGAGGTCGAGCGCCTCGCCGAGTTGTTGGTCACCAAACTCCAGCGCGCCGGAGTCGGACTCTATTCAACCGTCCTCGCGCCGGCAATGGGGGGACTCGTCATCGGCCAAGAGGTGGCACGACGCACGGGCTCGCGCTATGTCTTCGCGGAAAAGGACAACAACGTCCTCGTCCTGAGGCGCGGCTTCACCTTCGCGCCGGGCGAGCGAGTATTGGTGGTCGAGGACGTGATCACGCGCGGTGGACGTGTCGCCGAGTGTGTCGACATAATCCGCAGAGGCGGCGCAATCCCGGTTGCCGTGGCCGTACTCGTGGATCGCAGCTCAGGACAAGCCCGCTTCGAGATCCCGTGCGTCTCGCTCCTGGAGCTCAGTTTTCCCACCTACGCGCCGGATCGCCTTCCCGAAGAGCTGGCGGCGATCCCGGCCACGAAACCGGGAAGCTGA
- the vpsN gene encoding exopolysaccharide export protein VpsN, whose amino-acid sequence MKHTESHLDSRRSTLSRAARRVASALRLPACLVGAAAIFATTTSANVPGRPDYRISPGDVLEFQVFEEPDTLISQRVTMSGELPVPMVGVVRVVDLTLREAEAKIRSLLVDGTYFIDPQVILIVKEYAERSVSILGQVGRPEQIPFPPETETLGIVRAITLAGGLTRVARADRIEVTRTDENGDEQRFTIDFRAYVTGRAKERARQFQLLPGDIVYVPERTF is encoded by the coding sequence ATGAAACACACTGAATCGCACCTCGACAGCCGCCGCTCGACCTTGAGTCGCGCAGCGCGGCGCGTCGCCTCCGCCCTGCGGTTGCCCGCATGCCTCGTCGGAGCCGCCGCGATCTTCGCGACCACGACGAGCGCCAACGTGCCCGGGCGCCCCGATTACCGCATCTCCCCCGGAGACGTGCTCGAGTTTCAAGTCTTCGAAGAGCCCGACACCCTCATCAGCCAGCGCGTGACCATGTCCGGCGAATTGCCCGTCCCCATGGTCGGAGTCGTCCGCGTCGTGGATCTCACGCTGCGCGAAGCGGAAGCCAAGATCAGGAGCCTGCTCGTCGACGGGACCTATTTCATAGATCCGCAAGTGATCCTGATCGTGAAGGAATACGCCGAGCGCAGCGTATCCATTCTCGGTCAAGTCGGGAGGCCCGAACAAATCCCCTTCCCGCCCGAGACCGAGACGCTCGGCATCGTCCGCGCCATCACCCTTGCCGGCGGCCTCACCCGAGTGGCCCGAGCCGACCGCATCGAGGTGACTCGCACCGACGAGAACGGCGACGAACAACGATTCACGATCGATTTCCGCGCCTACGTGACCGGCCGCGCCAAAGAGCGGGCCCGCCAATTCCAACTGCTTCCCGGCGACATCGTCTACGTCCCGGAGCGAACCTTTTGA